A single window of Zea mays cultivar B73 chromosome 10, Zm-B73-REFERENCE-NAM-5.0, whole genome shotgun sequence DNA harbors:
- the LOC100384278 gene encoding E3 ubiquitin-protein ligase UPL1 isoform X2, with translation MAAAAAAMAAHRASFPLRLQQILAGSRAVSPAIKIESEPPANIKAFIDRVVNIPLHDIAIPLSGFCWEFNKGNFHHWRPLFIHFDTYFKTYISSRKDLLLSDDMTEADPMPKNAILKILRVMQIILENCQNRSSFTGLAHLKLLLASSDPEIVVAALETLVALVKINPSKLHMNGKLISCGPINTHLLSLAQGWGSKEEGLGIYSCVVANEGNHQGGLSLFPVDLENKYGGTQHRLGSTLHFEYNLGPAQYPGQTSDKGKSSNLCVIHIPDMHLQKEDDLSILKQCVDKFNVPPEHRFALLTRIRYARAFNSARTCRIYSRISLLSFIVLVQSSDAHDELTYFFTNEPEYINELIRLVRSEDSVPGSIRALAMLALGAQLAAYASSHERARILSGSSIISAGGNRMVLLSVLQKAISSLNSLNDTSSPLIVDALLQFFLLHVLSSSSSGTTVRGSGMVPPLLPLLRDNDPSHMHLVCLAVKTLQKLMEYSSPAVSLFKDLGGVELLSQRLHVEVQRVIGTADGHNSMVTDAVKSDDNHMYSQKRLIKALLKALGSATYSPGNPARSQSSQDNSLPVSLSLIFQNVDKFGGDIYFSAVTVMSEIIHKDPTCFITLKELGVPDAFISSVTAGVIPSCKALICVPNGLGAICLNNQGLEAVRETSALRFLVDTFTSRKYLIPMNEGVVLLANAVEELLRHVQSLRSIGVDIIIEIINKLSSSQEYKNNETATLQEKTDMETDVEGRDLVSAMDSSVDGSNDEQFSHLSIFHVMVLVHRTMENSETCRLFVEKGGLHALLTLLLRPSITQSSGGMPIALHSTMVFKGFTQHHSTPLARAFCSSLKEHLKSALKELDKVSNSFDMTKIEKGAIPSLFVVEFLLFLAASKDNRWMNALLSEFGDASREVLEDVGQVHREVLWKISLFEKNKIVAETSSSSSTSEAQQPDMSASDIGDSRYTSFRQYLDPILRRRGSGWNIESQVSDLINMYRDIGRAASDSQRVGSDRYSSLGLPSSSQDQFSSSSDANASTRSEEDKKKSEHSSCFDMMRSLSYHINHLFLELGKAMLFASRRENSPVNLSPAVISVANNIASIVLEHLNFEGHSVSFERDMTVTTKCRYLGKVVEFVDGMLLDRPESCNSIMVNSFYCRGVIQAILTTFQATSELLFTMSRPPSSPMETDSKTGKDGKEMDSSWIYGPLTSYGAIMDHLVTSSFILSSSTRQLLEQPIFNGSVRFPQDAETFMKLLQSKVLKTVLPIWAHPQFPECNIELISSVMSIMRHVCSGVEVKDTVGNGGARLAGPPPDESAISLIVEMGFSRARAEEALRQVGTNSVEIATDWLFAHPEEPQEEDDELARALAMSLGNSVTPAQEGDSRSNDLELEEATVQPPPIDEMLRSCLQLLQRKEALAFSVRDMLVTISSQNDGQNRVKVLTYLIDNLKQCVVASEPSNDTALSALLHVLALILHGDTAAREVASKAGLVKVALDLLCSWEVQIRESSMIEVPNWVISCFLSVDQMLQLEPKLPDVTELHVLKRDNSNIKTSLVIDDSKRKDSESLPNVGLLDMEDQFQLLKICCKCIGKQLPSASMHAILQLSATLTKVHAAAICFLESGGLNALLSLPTSSLFSGFNNMASTIIRHILEDPHTLQQAMELEIRHSLVTAANRHANPRVTPRNFIQNLAFVVYRDPVIFMKAAQSVCQIEMVGDRPYVVLLKDREKERIKEKDKDKSVDKDKATVAVTKVVSGDTAAGSPANSHGKQSDLNSRNVKSHRKPPQSFVTVIEHLLDLLMSFVPPPRPEDQVDVSGTALSSDMDIDCSSAKGKGKAVSVPPEESKHAIQESTASLAKTAFFLKLLTDVLLTYASSIHVVLRHDAELSNMHGPNRTSARLTSGGIFNHILQHFLPHATRQKKERKNDGDWMYKLATRANQFLVASSIRSAEARKRIFSEICSIFLDFTDSSAGYNAPVPRMNVYVDLLNDILSARSPTGSSLSAESAVIFVEAGLVHSLSTMLQVLDLDHPDSAKIVTAVVKALELVSKEHIHSADNAKGVNSSKIASDSNNVNSSSNRFQALDMTSQPTEMVTDHRETFNAVRTSQISDSVADEMDHDRDMDGGFARDGEDDFMHEMAEDGTGDGSTMEIRIEIPRNREDDMAPAADDTDEDISAEDGEDDEDEDEENNNLEEDDAHRMSHPDTDQEDREMDEEEFDEDLLEEDDEDEDEEGVILRLEEGINGINVLDHVEVFGGSNNLSGDTLRVMPLDIFGTRRQGRSTSIYNLLGRASDHGVLDHPLLEEPSSTTNFSDQGHPENLVEMAFSDRNHESSSSRLDAIFRSLRSGRNGHRFNMWLDDGPQRNGSAAPAVPEGIEELLISHLRRPTPQPDGQRTPVGGAQENDQPNHGSDAEAREVAPAQQNENSESTLNPLDLSECAGPAPPDSDALQRDVSNASELATEMQYERSDAITRDVEAVSQASSGSGATLGESLRSLEVEIGSVEGHDDGDRHGTSGTSERLPLGDIQAAARSRRPSGNAVPVSSRDMSLESVSEVPQNPDQEPDQNASEGNQEPTRAAGADSIDPTFLEALPEDLRAEVLSSRQNQVTQTSNDQPQDDGDIDPEFLAALPPDIREEVLAQQRTQRMQQQSQELEGQPVEMDAVSIIATFPSEIREEVLLTSPDTLLATLTPALVAEANMLRERFAHRYHSSSLFGMNSRNRRGESSRRDIMAAGLDRNTGDPSRSTSKPIETEGAPLVDEDGLKALIRLLRVVQPLYKGQLQKLLVNLCTHRGSRQALVQILVDMLMLDLQGFSKKSIDAPEPPFRLYGCHANIAYSRPQSSDGLPPLVSRRVLETLTNLARSHPNVAKLLLFLEFPCPSRCFPEAHDHRHGKAVLLDDGEEQKTFALVLLLNLLDQPLYMRSVAHLEQLLNLLDVVMHNAENEIKQAKLEASSEKPSAPDNAVQDGKNNSDISVSYGSELNPEDGSKAPAVDNRSNLQAVLRSLPQPELRLLCSLLAHDGLSDSAYLLVGEVLKKIVALAPFFCCHFINELARSMQNLTLRAMKELHLYENSEKALLSSSSANGTAVLRVVQALSSLVNTLQERKDPEQPAEKDHSDAVSQISEINTALDSLWLELSNCISKIESSSEYASNLSPASASAAMLTTGVAPPLPAGTQNLLPYIESFFVTCEKLRPGQPDAVQDASTSDMEDASTSSGGQRSSACQASLDEKQNAFVKFSEKHRRLLNAFIRQNSGLLEKSFSLMLKIPRLIDFDNKRAYFRSKIKHQYDHHHHSPVRISVRRPYILEDSYNQLRMRSPQDLKGRLTVQFQGEEGIDAGGLTREWYQSISRVIVDKSALLFTTVGNDLTFQPNPNSVYQTEHLSYFKFVGRVVGKALFDGQLLDAHFTRSFYKHILGVKVTYHDIEAIDPSYYKNLKWMLENDISDVLDLTFSMDADEEKLILYEKAEVTDCELIPGGRNIRVTEENKHEYVDRVAEHRLTTAIRPQINAFLEGFNELIPRELISIFNDKELELLISGLPDIDLDDLKTNTEYSGYSIASPVVQWFWEIVQGFSKEDKARFLQFVTGTSKVPLEGFSELQGISGPQRFQIHKAYGSTNHLPSAHTCFNQLDLPEYTSKEQLQERLLLAIHEANEGFGFG, from the exons CCTGCAAACATCAAAGCATTTATTGATCGAGTAGTCAATATTCCACTACATGACATTGCCATACCGCTATCAGGCTTCTGTTGGGAGTTCAATAAG GGAAATTTCCACCATTGGAGGCCTTTATTTATTCATTTTGACACCTATTTCAAGACATACATTTCTTCTCGGAAGGATCTTCTTTTATCTGATGATATGACCGAGGCTGACCCTATGCCAAAGAATGCCATCTTGAAAATCTTAAGAGTTATGCAGATTATTTTGGAGAACTGCCAGAATAGAAGTTCTTTTACTGGTCTTGCG CATCTTAAGCTTCTCCTGGCATCGTCAGACCCTGAGATAGTTGTAGCAGCTTTGGAAACTCTTGTTGCCTTGGTCAAAATAAATCCTTCAAAGTTGCATATGAATGGAAAGCTAATTAGCTGCGGACCTATAAACACCCATCTTCTATCATTGGCCCAAGGATGGGGCAGCAAGGAGGAAGGTCTTGGCATATATTCTTGTGTTGTGGCAAATGAAGGAAACCATCAGGGGGGTTTGTCCTTGTTCCCTGTAGACTTGGAGAACAAATATGGTGGCACACAACATCGTCTTGGTTCAACTCTTCATTTTGAGTATAATTTGGGTCCTGCACAGTATCCTGGCCAAACTAGTGACAAGGGCAAGTCATCTAATTTGTGTGTGATACATATTCCAGACATGCATCTTCAGAAAGAGGATGACTTGAGCATACTGAAGCAATGTGTAGACAAGTTCAATGTGCCCCCAGAGCACAGGTTTGCATTGCTTACAAGGATAAGATATGCCCGTGCTTTCAACTCTGCACGGACTTGTAGGATCTATAGCCGCATAAGTCTTCTTTCGTTCATTGTTCTTGTGCAATCGAGTGATGCTCATGATGAACTCACATATTTCTTTACAAATGAACCAGAGTACATAAACGAGTTAATCAGGCTTGTTCGGTCAGAGGATTCTGTTCCTGGGTCCATTCGTGCTCTGGCTATGCTAGCACTGGGAGCACAGCTGGCAGCATATGCATCATCTCATGAGCGTGCTAGGATATTGAGTGGCTCAAGTATTATCTCTGCTGGTGGCAATCGTATGGTCTTGCTCAGTGTCCTGCAGAAAGCAATATCCTCACTCAATAGCCTGAATGATACCTCATCTCCTCTAATTGTTGATGCCCTTCTTCAGTTTTTTCTGCTCCATGTACTGTCTTCATCAAGTTCAGGGACTACGGTTAGAGGCTCAGGGATGGTTCCTCCTCTCTTGCCCTTGCTGCGAGATAATGATCCTTCTCATATGCATCTTGTCTGCTTGGCAGTGAAGACTCTCCAAAAGCTTATGGAGTACAGCAGCCCTGCTGTTTCTCTGTTTAAAGACTTGGGTGGTGTAGAGCTTTTGTCTCAGAGGTTACATGTAGAAGTTCAGCGTGTTATTGGTACTGCTGATGGACATAATTCAATGGTTACTGATGCAGTGAAATCAGATGATAACCACATGTACTCTCAGAAGCGATTGATTAAAGCTTTGCTCAAGGCTTTGGGGTCTGCTACTTATTCCCCTGGGAATCCTGCTCGTTCTCAAAGCTCCCAAGATAACTCATTGCCTGTCTCACTTTCCCTTATATTTCAGAATGTAGATAAGTTTGGGGGTGACATTTATTTTTCAGCAGTTACTGTTATGAGCGAAATAATCCATAAAGATCCTACATGCTTTATTACTTTGAAGGAACTCGGTGTTCCAGATGCTTTTATCTCATCAGTGACTGCTGGGGTAATACCATCTTGTAAAGCCCTTATCTGTGTTCCTAATGGCCTGGGTGCAATATGCCTCAATAATCAAGGACTTGAGGCTGTCAGGGAAACTTCAGCACTGCGATTTCTTGTAGATACCTTCACTAGCAGGAAATACTTGATACCAATGAATGAGGGTGTGGTCCTTCTAGCTAATGCAGTGGAAGAGCTTCTTCGTCATGTGCAATCCCTGAGAAGTATTGGTGTTGACATCATTATTGAAATAATCAATAAACTAAGTTCGTCTCAGGAATATAAAAACAATGAAACAGCCACCTTGCAAGAAAAAACAGATATGGAAACTGATGTTGAAGGGCGTGATTTGGTAAGTGCTATGGACTCAAGCGTGGATGGAAGTAATGATGAACAGTTTTCTCATCTGAGCATTTTCCATGTGATggtattggtgcaccggacaatggaaAACTCGGAAACCTGCCGGTTATTTGTAGAAAAGGGAGGGCTACATGCTCTTTTGACACTCTTGTTGAGGCCTAGCATCACACAGTCATCTGGAGGGATGCCTATTGCTTTGCATAGCACGATGGTGTTCAAGGGTTTTACTCAGCATCACTCTACTCCACTTGCACGTGCATTTTGCTCATCTTTAAAGGAGCATTTGAAGAGTGCATTGAAGGAACTTGATAAAGTTTCCAACTCATTTGATATGACCAAGATTGAAAAAGGAGCGATCCCATCTTTGtttgttgttgaatttttgcTATTCCTAGCTGCCTCAAAAGATAATCGTTGGATGAATGCTTTGCTCTCAGAATTTGGCGATGCCAGCAGGGAGGTCCTGGAAGATGTTGGGCAAGTTCACCGGGAAGTGCTTTGGAAAATTTCGCTTTTTGAAAAAAACAAGATTGTCGCTGAAACCAGTTCATCTTCTTCCACATCTGAAGCTCAGCAGCCTGACATGTCTGCCAGCGACATTGGTGATAGCAGATACACTTCTTTCAGGCAATATCTTGATCCAATTTTAAGGCGAAGGGGTTCTGGGTGGAACATAGAGTCTCAAGTGTCTGACCTCATTAATATGTATCGAGACATTGGCCGTGCAGCTAGTGACTCGCAGAGGGTTGGTTCTGATAGATATTCTAGTCTAGGTTTGCCCTCAAGTTCCCAGGACCAGTTTTCCAGTTCATCTGATGCAAATGCCAGCACAAGGTCAGAAGAGGACAAGAAAAAATCTGAGCATTCCTCCTGCTTTGACATGATGAGATCTCTCTCCTACCATATCAACCATCTTTTTTTGGAGCTTGGTAAAGCAATGCTTTTTGCATCTCGTCGGGAGAATAGTCCTGTAAACCTATCCCCAGCCGTTATATCTGTTGCTAACAATATTGCTTCTATTGTGTTGGAGCACCTCAACTTTGAAGGTCATTCGGTAAGTTTTGAGAGGGACATGACTGTTACCACAAAATGCAGATATCTTGGAAAGGTGGTTGAATTTGTTGATGGGATGTTATTAGACCGGCCAGAATCATGTAATTCGATTATGGTGAATTCATTTTATTGCCGTGGTGTCATTCAGGCCATCCTGACCACATTTCAGGCCACCAGTGAGTTGCTCTTCACAATGAGCAGGCCACCGTCTTCACCTATGGAGACGGATAGTAAAACCGGAAAGGATGGAAAGGAGATGGATTCTTCATGGATCTATGGTCCCCTCACCAGTTATGGGGCAATTATGGATCATCTTGTGACCTCATCTTTTATTCTCTCTTCATCAACTAGACAATTACTTGAGCAACCTATTTTTAATGGATCTGTAAGGTTCCCTCAAGATGCTGAGACGTTCATGAAGTTACTTCAGTCAAAGGTGTTGAAGACAGTTCTTCCCATCTGGGCCCATCCCCAGTTCCCAGAATGCAACATCGAGCTGATTAGTTCAGTCATGTCCATCATGAGGCATGTTTGCTCTGGGGTGGAAGTGAAAGACACTGTTGGCAATGGTGGTGCTCGTTTGGCTGGTCCACCTCCTGATGAGAGTGCAATTTCACTTATTGTAGAGATGGGTTTTTCTCGTGCCAGGGCTGAAGAAGCATTAAGACAAGTTGGAACAAACAGTGTTGAAATAGCAACTGATTGGTTATTCGCACACCCAGAGGAACCACAAGAGGAGGATGATGAACTTGCTCGGGCGCTTGCAATGTCTCTTGGGAATTCTGTTACCCCTGCACAAGAGGGAGATAGTAGGTCCAATGATCTTGAGCTGGAAGAAGCAACAGTTCAGCCGCCTCCTATAGATGAAATGTTACGTTCATGTCTTCAGCTACTTCAGAGAAAGGAAGCATTAGCTTTCTCTGTCAGGGATATGCTTGTTACTATCAGCTCACAGAATGATGGCCAAAACCGAGTAAAGGTGCTTACATATTTGATTGATAATCTGAAACAATGTGTGGTGGCATCTGAGCCTTCAAATGATACTGCATTGTCTGCTCTTTTACATGTTCTTGCTTTGATTCTTCATGGAGATACTGCTGCCCGTGAAGTTGCCTCAAAGGCAGGACTTGTGAAGGTTGCTTTGGATCTGCTGTGCAGCTGGGAGGTGCAAATTAGGGAAAGTAGCATGATTGAGGTTCCTAATTGGGTAATTTCCTGTTTCCTTTCTGTTGATCAGATGCTCCAGTTGGAACCAAAGTTGCCAGATGTTACAGAGCTACATGTCCTGAAAAGGGATAACTCAAATATAAAAACATCACTTGTGATTGATGACAGCAAGAGAAAAGATTCAGAATCCTTGCCAAATGTTGGGTTACTAGACATGGAGGACCAGTTTCAACTTTTGAAGATCTGTTGTAAGTGCATAGGAAAACAGTTACCTTCGGCTTCCATGCATGCTATTCTCCAGCTCTCTGCAACACTGACAAAAGTCCATGCAGCTGCTATTTGTTTCCTTGAATCTGGTGGTTTGAATGCATTACTATCACTGCCGACAAGTAGTTTGTTTTCTGGGTTCAACAATATGGCTTCTACAATAATTCGTCACATTTTGGAGGACCCTCACACCCTTCAGCAAGCAATGGAATTAGAGATACGTCACAGTCTTGTTACAGCTGCTAATCGACATGCAAATCCCAGGGTTACACCACGCAATTTTATCCAGAATTTGGCTTTTGTCGTGTATAGGGACCCAGTGATATTTATGAAAGCTGCCCAGTCTGTGTGCCAGATTGAGATGGTTGGAGATAGGCCATATGTTGTTCTGTTAAAGGATCGTGAGAAGGAAAGGATCAAGGAGAAAGATAAGGACAAGTCAGTTGATAAGGATAAAGCAACAGTCGCAGTCACTAAGGTAGTTTCTGGGGACACAGCTGCAGGATCTCCTGCAAATTCTCATGGAAAACAGTCTGATTTGAATTCAAGAAACGTGAAATCTCACCGCAAGCCACCACAAAGTTTTGTCACTGTTATAGAGCATCTCTTAGATCTGCTGATGTCCTTTGTTCCGCCACCCCGTCCAGAGGATCAAGTTGATGTCTCTGGTACTGCCTTATCTTCAGACATGGATATTGACTGCAGTTCTGCAAAAGGGAAAGGGAAAGCTGTGTCTGTCCCACCTGAAGAGAGCAAGCATGCTATCCAAGAGTCTACTGCATCCCTTGCCAAAACTGCATTTTTCCTTAAGTTGCTGACAGATGTATTGTTAACTTACGCATCATCCATTCATGTTGTTCTTCGTCATGATGCTGAGCTGAGTAACATGCACGGTCCAAATCGAACAAGTGCCAGACTAACTAGTGGTGGAATCTTTAACCATATCCTGCAGCATTTCCTTCCTCATGCTACAAGGCAAAAGAAAGAGAGAAAAAATGATGGAGATTGGATGTATAAATTGGCAACAAGGGCTAATCAGTTCTTGGTGGCTTCATCTATTCGTTCTGCAGAGGCCCGAAAAAGGATTTTCTCTGAAATCTGCAGTATATTTCTTGATTTCACTGACTCGTCTGCAGGGTACAATGCCCCAGTACCAAGGATGAATGTGTATGTCGATTTACTGAATGATATTCTGTCAGCCCGATCACCAACTGGCTCCTCGCTGTCAGCAGAATCTGCAGTTATATTTGTTGAAGCTGGTCTTGTTCATTCATTATCGACAATGCTTCAAGTTCTTGATTTGGATCACCCTGATTCTGCAAAGATTGTTACTGCTGTTGTTAAGGCCTTGGAACTCGTCAGTAAGGAACATATTCATTCAGCAGATAATGCGAAAGGAGTGAACTCGTCAAAGATTGCTTCTGACAGCAACAACGTGAATTCATCATCTAATAGATTCCAGGCTCTTGACATGACTTCTCAGCCCACAGAGATGGTTACTGATCACAGGGAAACGTTTAATGCTGTCCGAACTTCACAAATATCAGATTCAGTGGCAGATGAGATGGATCATGATCGTGATATGGATGGCGGCTTTGCTCGTGATGGTGAAGATGATTTTATGCATGAGATGGCTGAAGATGGAACTGGTGATGGATCTACAATGGAAATTAGAATTGAAATTCCACGCAATAGAGAGGATGATATGGCCCCTGCTGCTGATGACACTGATGAAGATATATCTGCCGAGGATGGTGAAGATGATGAAGACGAAGATGAGGAGAACAACAATCTGGAGGAAGATGATGCCCATCGGATGTCTCATCCTGACACAGATCAGGAAGACCGTGAAATGGATGAAGAGGAATTTGATGAGGATCTGCTAGAAGAAGAcgatgaagatgaggatgaggaaGGAGTCATCCTTCGCCTGGAGGAGGGGATTAATGGCATTAATGTGTTGGACCATGTTGAAGTATTTGGTGGGAGCAACAATTTGTCTGGGGATACGCTGCGTGTGATGCCTCTAGACATTTTTGGTACAAGAAGGCAAGGCCGAAGTACCTCCATATACAATCTTCTTGGTAGGGCTAGTGATCATGGTGTTCTTGATCATCCACTTCTCGAAGAGCCTTCTTCAACAACGAATTTTTCAGACCAAGGGCATCCAG AGAATCTTGTTGAGATGGCTTTCTCTGATCGAAACCATGAAAGTAGCTCCTCTCGTTTGGATGCTATATTCCGCAGCTTGCGAAGTGGACGTAATGGACACCGCTTTAATATGTGGCTAGATGACGGTCCACAACGTAATGGATCTGCTGCCCCTGCAGTACCTGAAGGCATTGAAGAATTGCTGATCTCTCATCTGAGACGGCCCACTCCTCAACCTGATGGCCAGAGAACACCTGTTGGTGGTGCTCAAGAAAATGACCAGCCCAACCATGGATCAGATGCTGAGGCAAGGGAAGTAGCACCAGCTCAGCAAAATGAGAACAGTGAAAGTACACTGAATCCTCTAGATCTGTCAGAATGTGCTGGCCCTGCACCTCCTGATAGTGATGCACTTCAAAGAGATGTGTCCAATGCAAGTGAGCTTGCTACAGAGATGCAGTATGAACGTAGTGATGCTATAACACGTGACGTTGAAGCAGTGAGCCAAGCAAGCAGTGGCAGTGGTGCTACTTTAGGGGAGAGCCTCAGAAGTTTAGAGGTTGAAATAGGAAGTGTTGAAGGGCATGATGATGGTGACCGGCATGGAACTTCAGGCACCTCAGAACGTTTACCTTTGGGTGATATTCAAGCAGCTGCTCGATCACGGAGGCCATCTGGAAATGCTGTGCCAGTAAGCAGTAGAGATATGTCTCTGGAGAGTGTTAGTGAGGTTCCTCAAAATCCAGACCAAGAACCTGATCAGAATGCTAGTGAGGGGAATCAGGAGCCTACCAGAGCGGCAGGTGCTGACTCAATTGATCCTACATTTTTGGAGGCTCTTCCTGAGGACTTGCGAGCTGAAGTTCTTTCTTCACGTCAAAATCAAGTAACTCAGACTTCTAATGACCAACCTCAGGATGATGGTGATATTGATCCTGAATTCCTTGCTGCACTTCCCCCTGATATAAGAGAGGAGGTGCTAGCTCAGCAACGTACTCAAAGGATGCAACAACAATCACAAGAATTAGAAGGACAACCTGTTGAAATGGATGCTGTTTCAATTATTGCAACATTCCCTTCAGAAATCCGGGAAGAG GTGCTTTTGACATCTCCTGACACACTACTAGCCACACTCACGCCTGCACTAGTTGCTGAGGCCAACATGTTAAGGGAGAGATTTGCTCATCGGTATCACAGTAGCTCCCTTTTTGGTATGAACTCCAGGAACAGGAGAGGTGAGTCCTCCCGACGTGACATAATGGCAGCAGGACTTGATAGAAACACAGGTGATCCCTCCAGATCAACTAGCAAGCCAATTGAGACTGAAGGTGCTCCTCTTGTCGATGAAGATGGCCTTAAAGCTCTTATTCGGTTACTTCGAGTTGTTCAG CCTCTATACAAGGGTCAGCTGCAGAAGCTACTTGTGAATCTTTGTACTCATCGGGGTAGCAGACAGGCCTTGGTTCAAATTCTAGTGGACATGCTTATGCTTGATCTGCAGGGGTTTTCAAAGAAATCAATAGATGCACCTGAGCCACCATTTAGGTTGTATGGTTGCCATGCAAATATCGCATATTCACGCCCTCAATCTTCGGATG GTCTTCCTCCATTAGTCTCACGTCGTGTGCTCGAAACGCTCACGAACTTGGCAAGAAGCCATCCAAATGTTGCTAAACTCTTGCTCTTTCTTGAATTCCCTTGCCCATCAAGATGTTTCCCCGAAGCACATGATCATAGGCATGGCAAGGCTGTTCTCCTAGATGATGGTGAAGAACAGAAAACCTTTGCACTTGTTCTTCTGTTAAATCTGTTGGATCAGCCACTTTATATGAGAAGTGTAGCTCATCTTGAACAG TTACTAAACCTTCTTGACGTTGTCATGCACAATGCTGAGAATGAAATTAAGCAAGCTAAGCTAGAAGCATCATCTGAGAAGCCATCTGCACCTGATAATGCAGTGCAAGATGGTAAAAATAACTCCGACATTTCTGTATCATATGGATCAGAGTTGAATCCTGAGGATGGCAGCAAAGCCCCTGCTGTTGACAACAGAAGTAACTTGCAAGCTGTTTTGCGAAGTCTTCCTCAACCAGAGCTTAGATTGCTATGTTCATTGCTTGCGCATGATGG ATTGTCGGACAGCGCTTATCTCCTTGTAGGTGAAGTGTTGAAAAAGATTGTGGCTCTTGCCCCTTTCTTCTGTTGCCATTTCATAAATGAGCTTGCAcgttcaatgcaaaacttgacacTTCGTGCAATGAAGGAGCTTCATTTGTACGAGAATTCTGAAAAGGCTCTTCTTAGCTCTTCATCAGCCAATGGTACTGCAGTTCTTAGAGTAGTGCAGGCTTTGAGCTCTCTTGTCAATACTCTTCAAGAGAGAAAGGATCCAGAACAGCCTGCTGAAAAGGACCATTCGGACGCAGTTTCCCAGATTTCTGAAATTAACACAGCATTGGATTCTCTGTGGTTGGAATTGAGCAACTGCATAAGCAAGATAGAAAGCTCTTCAGAGTATGCATCAAATCTAAGTCCTGCTTCTGCAAGTGCAGCTATGTTAACAACAGGAGTAGCACCTCCATTGCCTGCAGGAACTCAAAACTTATTACCATATATAGAATCATTTTTTGTGACATGTGAGAAGTTGCGTCCTGGGCAACCTGATGCTGTACAAGATGCTTCAACTTCTGATATGGAAGATGCTTCGACATCTAGTGGTGGGCAGAGATCATCTGCTTGTCAAGCTAGTCTTGATGAAAAGCAAAATGCTTTTGTGAAATTCTCAGAGAAGCACAGAAGATTGCTGAATGCATTCATCCGTCAAAACTCTGGATTGCTGGAAAAGTCATTCTCGCTGATGTTGAAAATTCCTCGCCTGATTGATTTTGACAATAAACGTGCATATTTTCGGTCTAAAATCAAGCATCAGtatgatcatcatcatcatagccCTGTTAGAATTTCTGTGCGTCGTCCATATATTCTTGAGGACTCCTACAATCAGCTTAGGATGCGATCTCCTCAGGATTTGAAGGGTAGGCTCACTGTCCAAtttcaaggagaagaaggaattgATGCTGGTGGGCTGACAAGGGAATGGTACCAGTCGATATCACGAGTCATTGTTGACAAGAGTGCCCTTCTGTTTACGACAGTCGGGAATGATTTGACGTTTCAACCGAATCCTAATTCTGTGTATCAAACTGAGCACCTCTCATACTTCAAATTTGTTGGACGAGTG GTTGGCAAAGCTCTCTTCGATGGTCAGCTTTTAGATGCCCACTTCACTAGATCTTTCTACAAACACATACTTGGTGTCAAGGTTACATACCATGACATTGAAGCCATCGATCCTTCGTACTACAAAAACTTGAAATGGATGCTTGAG AATGACATAAGTGATGTTTTGGATCTCACCTTTAGCATGGATGCAGACGAAGAGAAACTGATATTGTACGAGAAGGCAGAG GTCACTGATTGTGAGTTGATTCCTGGAGGGCGTAACATCAGGGTTACTGAGGAGAATAAGCATGAATATGTCGACCGGGTAGCAGAGCATAGATTGACCACTGCCATCAGGCCTCAGATTAATGCCTTCCTGGAAGGGTTTAATGAACTCATTCCACGGGAGCTGATATCTATCTTCAACGACAAAGAGCTTGAGCTTCTGATTAGTGGTCTTCCAGATATTGACT TGGACGATTTGAAAACAAATACAGAATATTCTGGCTACAGCATAGCCTCTCCAGTCGTCCAGTGGTTCTGGGAAATCGTTCAGGGGTTCAGCAAGGAAGACAAAGCTCGGTTCCTCCAGTTCGTCACTGGCACTTCAAAG GTACCGTTGGAAGGTTTTAGTGAACTTCAAGGGATCTCTGGGCCACAAAGGTTTCAGATACACAAGGCATACGGCAGCACGAACCATCTGCCTTCAGCTCATACTTG CTTTAACCAACTAGACTTGCCTGAGTACACGTCCAAAGAGCAGCTCCAGGAGAGGTTACTGTTGGCAATCCACGAAGCAAATGAAGGTTTCGGATTTGGCTAA